Below is a genomic region from Candidatus Aminicenantes bacterium.
CCAGGGCGGTCACCTGGAACGGCAGGCGCAGCACGGCCGCGCTCCTGACAACGGCCAGGGCCACCGCCGCTCCGGCCATGTCGCTTTTCATCTCTTCCATGCTGGCCCCGGCGAGCTTGATGTTCAGGCCGCCCGAATCGAAGGTGATGCCCTTGCCGACCACCACCACCCGGCGCGAGGCGTTTTCCGGGGCGTAGTCCAGGCGAATCAGGGCCGGCGAACAGCAGGCGGCGGCGCCGACCGCCAGCAGCCCGTTCAGCCCGTGCTCGGCCAGCTCGTCTTTCCTGAAAACGGTCAGCGCCAAGCGGTGCTCCCGAGCCAGGGCGGTCGCCGTCTGCACCAGCGTGTCGGGGGTGATCCGGGCCGGGATCTCGTTGACCAGGTCGCGGCAGAAGACCACGCTGCGGTTGATCGTTTCCCTTTCCCTGGCCGCGGCAGCGTTGAAAGGCATTTTGTCCCGGCAGAACAGGTCGAGGCGTTGCACGGGTTTGTTCTTTTTGCGCAGGTAGCGGTCGAAAGCGTAGTTGTTCAGGTGCAGGTAATCGATCAGATTGAGGAGAAACGGATTTGAAAGCGGGGGGCGGGCGCTGATGTACAGCAACGCGCGGCTGACGCGCTTTTCCCGCAGCTGCAGCATGATGCGGCAGGCCAGGGCGCGGGCGTCGGCCGGACGGTTGCTCCGCCCGGCACCGACGAGGAGGAACTGGCGCCGGCCGGAGGGCGAATGGCAGAACAGCGCGTCGTTGTTTTTGGGCAGCGTTTTCTTCTGCCGCAGCAGCTCGGCCAGCTCCGGGAATTCCCGCCCGATGGCGCTGACAACGGTCGGGGAAAGGCCGCGGAACAGGGGGATGACAATGGTCCCGGACCGTTGGGGGTCCAGTTTGGCGATTTTGCTTATTTTCATTTCATTCCCGCCGGTTTTTCGCGAAAGTGGTCGAAACCGAAGACGGCGACCTGCAAAGGACGTCCGTCCTCGCGCACGAGCAGGCGCCGTCCTGCCGTGACCCGGCCGATGACATGGTAGGCCATCTTCGTCTGACGCAGGCGGCTTTCACGGCGGGGGGATACGGCGAACAGCAACTGGTAGTCCTCGCCGCCGGCCAGCACCAGTTCTTTTTCAGAACAGTGCTGCTGCCGGCACGCCCGCCGGAAGGACGGTGAAATTGGAATTTTCCCGTAATCGATCTCGGCGCCGGTCCCCGAGGCTGCCAGCAGGCGGGAAAGGTCCAGGAGCAGTCCGTCGGACACGTCGATCATGGCGCTGGCGTAAGCGGAAAGCAGCAGCCCCTGAGCGCACTGCGGCTGCGGCTTCTGGTGAGTGCGGATGAAAGGGGAGCGCGTCACGCCGGCGAGCAGCTGTTTCAGCCCCAGGGCCGATTCCCCGGTCGGGCCGGTGACGGCGATCAGGTCGCCGGGCCGGGCGCCGCTGCGCAGGACCGGTTTTTGGCACTGGCCGATGATGGTGATGGCGATGGACATTTTCTGCGCGCGCGAGTAGTCGCCCCCGGCCAGCTCGACGTCCCATTCGCGGCAGCCCTGGCGCAGGCCGGCGAAAAACTGATGCAGGTCGCGGCCGGTCAGGCGCCCGGGAAAACCGAGGCCGAGATAGAAATACTGGGCCCGGCCGCCCATGGCGGCAATATCCGACACGTTCACCGCCAGCGCTTTCAGGGCCAGCTGGCGCAACGAGATGTCCTGGAGGCGGAAATGGACGTCCTCGATCAGGATGTCGCAACTGACCAGCTGAAAATGGCCGTTGCTGCGGACGACCGAGGCGTCATCGCCGATGCCCAGGCCGCGGCGAAAGGGGAATTGCCTCTTCAAATAGGCGACAAATTTCTGTTCGTCCATTAAAATATCTTTTTGATCAGAGCGGCGTTGACGGCATCCTTGAAATCCGATACAAAGATGAAGCTCATGGCCTGAATAGGCCCGTTTTTGAGCTCGCTCAGGTCCTTCTTGTTCTTGTCGGGCATGATGATGGTGCGGATGCCGGCCCGGCGCGCCGAGAGGACTTTCTCCTTGATGCCGCCCACGGGCAGGATCTTGCCGCGCAGGGTGATCTCGCCGGTCATGGCGATCTCGCGGTTCACGGCGATGCCGGTAAAGGCCGAGATCAGGGCGGTGGCCAGGGTGATGCCGGCCGAGGGCCCGTCCTTGGGGATGCCGCCCTCGGGGATGTGGATGTGGATGTCGTTCTTCTCGAACGTCTCCGCGGCCAGATGCAGCTGGCCCGCCGAGGCCTTGATCAGGCTCAGGGCGGCGCTGGCCGATTCCTTCATCACATCGCCCAGCGACCCGGTCAGGATCAGCGTTCCCTTGCCGGGAACCAGCTTGACCTCGATGAACAGGATGTCGCCGCCGTACGGGGTCCAGGCCATGCCGGTGGCCACGCCCACCGCGCTCTCCTCCAGCAGCTGGTCGCGGAACAGCCTGGGGATGCCGGCGTATTTTTCAAGGTTGCGGCCGGTGATCTTGTACAGCTTCTTCTCGCCCAGGGCGACCTTGTGGGCCACTTTGCGGCAGATGCCGCCGATCTCCCTTTCCAGGTTGCGCACGCCCGCCTCGCGGGTGTAGAGGGCGATGATGTTTTTCAACGCCCCGGGGGTGAACTCGATCCAGTGCGCGTGCAGCCCGTTGGCCTCGATCTGGCGCGGGATCAAGTGGCGGCGGGCGATCTCGATCTTCTCCTCCTCGGTGTAGCCGTGGATCTCGATGACCTCCATGCGGTCGCGAAAGGCCGGCTGGATGGGTTCGATCAGGTTGGCGGTGGTAATGAACAGGACCTTGGAGAGATCGAACGCGACGCCCAGGTAGTGGTCGGTGACGGAGTTGTTCTGCTCCGGGTCGAGTACTTCCAGCAGGGCCGAGGACGGATCGCCGCGGAAATCCTGGCCGATCTTGTCCACCTCGTCCATCATGAACACCGGGTTGTCCGAGGCGGCGTTTTTCAGCTCCTGGATGATTTTTCCGGGCAGCGCCCCGACGTAGGTGCGGCGGTGGCCGCGGATCTCGGCCTCGTCATGGACCCCGCCCAGGGAAATGCGCACGAATTTCTTGTTCAGGGCCCGGGCGATCGACTTGCCCAGCGAGGTCTTGCCGACCCCGGGCGGGCCGACGAAGCACAGGATGGGGCCGTGGGTCTTGGCGCTCAGCTTGCGCACGCTCAGGTATTCCAGTATCCGCTCCTTGACCTTTTCCAGGCCGTAGTGGTCGTGGTTCAATATGGCCTTGGCCCGCTTCAGGTTCATGTTGTCCTTGCTGGAAACCCCCCAGGGCAGTTCGAACATCCAGTCCAGGTAGGTCCGTATCACCGAGCTCTCGGCCGATTCCGGGTGCATCTTTTTAAGGCGCTCGATGTTCTTTTCGGTCTCCTTGTGGGCGGCTTCGGACATTTTCGTTTCATCCAGTTTTTTCTGGTAGGCGTTGATCTCGTCGGCGTTCTCGGCTTCTTCGCCCAGCTCCTTCTTGATGGCCTTCAGCTGCTGGCGCAGGAAA
It encodes:
- a CDS encoding leucyl aminopeptidase, whose protein sequence is MKISKIAKLDPQRSGTIVIPLFRGLSPTVVSAIGREFPELAELLRQKKTLPKNNDALFCHSPSGRRQFLLVGAGRSNRPADARALACRIMLQLREKRVSRALLYISARPPLSNPFLLNLIDYLHLNNYAFDRYLRKKNKPVQRLDLFCRDKMPFNAAAARERETINRSVVFCRDLVNEIPARITPDTLVQTATALAREHRLALTVFRKDELAEHGLNGLLAVGAAACCSPALIRLDYAPENASRRVVVVGKGITFDSGGLNIKLAGASMEEMKSDMAGAAVALAVVRSAAVLRLPFQVTALAAVAENMPGARAYKPGDIITYANKKTVEIVNTDAEGRLILADALIIASREKPDAIIELSTLTGAIVTALGDGIAGLMCRNRKLRSELLQAGDACGELLWELPLFSEYRRDITAKIADLKNADYHGASSIKAGLFLNEFTGSVPFAHLDIAGTAFLSKPGFWLAAEGATGFGVRLLVEYLKNLT
- the thiL gene encoding thiamine-phosphate kinase, encoding MDEQKFVAYLKRQFPFRRGLGIGDDASVVRSNGHFQLVSCDILIEDVHFRLQDISLRQLALKALAVNVSDIAAMGGRAQYFYLGLGFPGRLTGRDLHQFFAGLRQGCREWDVELAGGDYSRAQKMSIAITIIGQCQKPVLRSGARPGDLIAVTGPTGESALGLKQLLAGVTRSPFIRTHQKPQPQCAQGLLLSAYASAMIDVSDGLLLDLSRLLAASGTGAEIDYGKIPISPSFRRACRQQHCSEKELVLAGGEDYQLLFAVSPRRESRLRQTKMAYHVIGRVTAGRRLLVREDGRPLQVAVFGFDHFREKPAGMK
- the lon gene encoding endopeptidase La, translating into MAEEQKGITPSTEKEERLEKIAIPEKLPVLVLRDIVVFPYMIVPLYVGRAKSKKAVDSALNSDRLILLLTQKDMNVEDPSAEQLYQYGTVALIVRMLKLPDGRMRVLVQGISRVKVRTLNDDGKIMQAEVEPQEDEEPGPLTLEDKAMIKNVRQKFEQAGKLGKSISNEILIIAENIEEPGKLADIIAANLELKIQDSQRILEEVNSLKRLGKVYEFLNYEIEMLNIQNQINVKAQGEMDKNQKEYFLRQQLKAIKKELGEEAENADEINAYQKKLDETKMSEAAHKETEKNIERLKKMHPESAESSVIRTYLDWMFELPWGVSSKDNMNLKRAKAILNHDHYGLEKVKERILEYLSVRKLSAKTHGPILCFVGPPGVGKTSLGKSIARALNKKFVRISLGGVHDEAEIRGHRRTYVGALPGKIIQELKNAASDNPVFMMDEVDKIGQDFRGDPSSALLEVLDPEQNNSVTDHYLGVAFDLSKVLFITTANLIEPIQPAFRDRMEVIEIHGYTEEEKIEIARRHLIPRQIEANGLHAHWIEFTPGALKNIIALYTREAGVRNLEREIGGICRKVAHKVALGEKKLYKITGRNLEKYAGIPRLFRDQLLEESAVGVATGMAWTPYGGDILFIEVKLVPGKGTLILTGSLGDVMKESASAALSLIKASAGQLHLAAETFEKNDIHIHIPEGGIPKDGPSAGITLATALISAFTGIAVNREIAMTGEITLRGKILPVGGIKEKVLSARRAGIRTIIMPDKNKKDLSELKNGPIQAMSFIFVSDFKDAVNAALIKKIF